The Sedimentisphaera salicampi genome includes a region encoding these proteins:
- a CDS encoding TetR family transcriptional regulator, producing MNTPRENWVRARTPEQKEFRTDEILQSADKIFQEKDFEEISLNEIARGAGISKPNIYRYFLTKEDIFLRLVIKYFDLMLDYQAKNLSGVKKGNAKVFASAWAKNTMECERFLRLVTRLGASLERYSSEKGLFNYKSRLFPLIEKGAEIIQKYFPDLSVTKCQKFIYYHYGMSAGLMSLIKPSANLQKTMAMPEFKEYKLDGEKLYVDSVYYLLDGLVNKG from the coding sequence ATGAATACTCCAAGGGAGAACTGGGTTCGAGCAAGAACCCCCGAGCAAAAGGAATTTCGCACCGATGAAATTCTGCAGTCTGCTGATAAGATCTTTCAGGAAAAAGATTTCGAAGAGATAAGTCTTAACGAAATCGCCCGGGGAGCGGGGATCAGCAAACCTAACATTTACAGGTATTTTTTAACCAAGGAAGATATCTTCCTCAGACTGGTAATTAAGTATTTCGATCTAATGCTCGACTATCAGGCCAAAAATCTTTCCGGTGTTAAAAAGGGCAATGCTAAGGTCTTTGCTTCTGCATGGGCGAAAAATACAATGGAATGCGAGAGGTTTCTCAGGCTGGTTACCAGACTCGGCGCTTCACTGGAGAGATATTCTTCCGAAAAAGGTCTTTTCAACTACAAGAGCAGGCTTTTCCCCCTAATCGAAAAGGGAGCTGAAATTATACAAAAATACTTCCCTGACCTTTCTGTAACTAAGTGCCAGAAGTTTATTTATTATCATTATGGAATGTCTGCCGGATTGATGTCTTTAATAAAGCCTTCAGCTAACCTGCAGAAAACGATGGCTATGCCCGAATTCAAAGAGTACAAGCTTGATGGTGAAAAGCTTTACGTTGATTCAGTTTACTACCTTTTAGACGGGTTGGTGAACAAGGGCTGA
- the dapF gene encoding diaminopimelate epimerase — protein MKFTKMQGLGNDYVYINCFEETVENPAELARWVSDRNFGVGADGLILICPSQTADVRMRMFNSDGSESEMCGNGIRCVAKYAFDHKLAEPGTSFSVPGQRPCPHSLNIETGSGILKVGIIPDEEGIAESVCVNMGRPVLSPDEIPVNFEGERVVDEPYEYSGAQLRMTCVSMGNPHAVFFCDDLEGLELGKIGPFIETDPIFPRRTNVHFVKVNTPEEITMRTWERGSGITMACGTGACACLAASVLNGKSQRAVLCHLPGGDLELHWCEEDGNIYMTGAATEVYNGYLLG, from the coding sequence ATGAAATTTACTAAGATGCAGGGCCTCGGGAACGATTATGTCTACATAAACTGCTTTGAAGAGACAGTGGAGAACCCGGCAGAATTAGCAAGATGGGTAAGCGACAGAAACTTCGGAGTTGGTGCTGACGGACTGATCCTGATATGCCCCTCGCAGACGGCAGATGTGCGTATGCGAATGTTCAATTCAGACGGGAGCGAATCAGAGATGTGCGGAAACGGGATCCGCTGCGTAGCCAAGTACGCCTTCGACCACAAGCTTGCCGAACCCGGGACAAGCTTTTCTGTTCCCGGCCAGCGTCCCTGCCCGCATTCACTGAATATTGAAACCGGCAGCGGCATACTGAAAGTTGGTATTATTCCGGATGAAGAGGGTATCGCTGAAAGTGTATGCGTTAATATGGGAAGGCCAGTTCTTTCGCCAGATGAAATCCCAGTAAATTTTGAAGGTGAAAGGGTTGTAGATGAACCCTACGAGTATTCCGGCGCACAGCTCCGGATGACCTGCGTTTCGATGGGCAACCCGCATGCAGTGTTCTTCTGCGACGATCTGGAAGGGCTGGAGCTGGGAAAGATAGGGCCTTTCATAGAAACAGACCCCATATTCCCGAGAAGAACCAACGTGCATTTTGTAAAGGTAAACACGCCTGAGGAGATAACAATGAGAACATGGGAAAGAGGCTCCGGGATAACCATGGCCTGCGGTACAGGAGCTTGCGCGTGTCTTGCTGCAAGTGTTCTCAACGGAAAAAGTCAGAGGGCTGTGCTCTGCCACCTGCCCGGTGGAGACTTAGAGCTTCATTGGTGTGAAGAGGACGGGAATATCTATATGACAGGCGCTGCTACTGAGGTTTACAACGGCTACCTTCTCGGCTGA